The genomic region CCGCCACAAGCTCCGCCCTGCTGACCGCGATGACTTTGCACTGCAGACGAGCGACGCTATGCTGGGGCTATGGGACAAGGTGAAGAACCTCCTGCTGGCCGTACTTTCGATGATCGTGGGCATCAGCGCCGTCGTGGCGGGCATCGTCATCATGAACATCATGCTGGTCAGCGTTCAGGAACGCACGCGGGAGATCGGCGTTCGAAAGGCCATCGGCGCTAAGTCGAGTGACATTCTCTTCCAGTTCATGATCGAAGCCCTCGTACTCTCTTTCTTTGGCGGCCTGATGGGGATCCTGGTGGGCTTCAGCATGGCGGCCACCATAGCGAACTTCAGCCCCCTCCCCTATTCAGTGCAGTTCTGGAGCGTTGCGCTGGGTCTCGTGCTGACCGTGGCCGTCGGCGTTTTCTTCGGACTCTATCCCGCACGCCGTGCCGCCCACTTCGACCCCGTGGAGGCTCTGCGCTATGAGTAAGATTCACGGAGGGCGGGTACTCTGGGCCGGACTGAAGGAAAACATCCGCATGGCCCTCGACACCCTTCGCGGAAACAAGGGGCGAAGCGGCCTGGTCATTCTTGGTGTGGGTATCGGCGTAATGACCCTGATGGCCATGGTCTCGGTCATTGAAGGATTCAAGGGGAGTCTGGAAAGCGAGATTCGGGATACCGAGTCATCCTACATCTACATCAGCAACGGCGATCCTTTCGGCAATCCCCATCTCCAGAAGAACCGAAATCCACTCGGTCTGGACGACTGGTACGCGATCGAGGACCACTGCCCTTCCCTCCAGCAGAGTACTATCTGGGGGAGTTTCGGTACGCTGGTTCAGGGGCCAGGAGACAAGTCCGCCCTTATGGAAATCGACGGCACCGCTCCCAACTGCCTCGATGTGATCGGCTTCAACCTGGAGGAAGGCCGCTTTCTCAATTCCTCCGACTGGGCGGGACGGCGGGATGTCTGCGTAATTCCCCGTGGCCCGGCCACGAGTTTCTTCGGTCTGGAGGATCCCATCGGGAAGAAGCTCCGCGTCAACCTGGATACGGAGTTGACCATTGTCGGAATCATGGAGGACCGGAAGAGCATCTTCGGTGCGATGGCGAACAACTACCTTTTCCTGCCCTACACCACCATGCAGAAACACTTCCCCTGGGCGGCCCGGGACATGACGAGCCTCATGGCCACTCCCGACGGGGACGATCTCCTCGACAAGCTCAACGATGAAATCGAACTCGCGCTTCGTATTCATCACAAGCTTGCTCCCGGGGAGAAGAACGATTTCCAGCTGTCTACGCAGGACATGATGCTGGACTTTACGAAGAAGTTCACCGGGCCACTGACTCTTGTCGGGGTGATTCTGGCATCCATCGGACTGATGGTCGGTGGCATCGGCGTGATCACGATCATGCTTGTCAGCGTAAAAGAGCGCACCCGGGAAATCGGAATCCGAAAGGCCGTGGGCGGACGTCAGCGTGACATCCTGATTCAGTTTCTCATGGAGTCCGCCACGCTTACGGGCCTCGGAGGAACAGTGGGGCTGATTGCAGGGCTTCTGCTTGGGCAGATTCTCCGCCTCATTTTCCATGTTCCCGCTACGGTTCCCCTGCTCTATGTTTTCGTAGCCCTGCTGGTCTCCTGTGGGACCGGCATCTTCTTCGGCCTCTACCCCGCGATGCAGGCTGCCAGACTGGATCCGGTGGAGGCTCTGGGGTATGAGTAAGCTTGGATTCCGGCAGATTTTTGACTTCTACTGGCCACTTGTGCTGACCAGCCAGATGATGACTCTGGCCGGCCCCCTGATCAACATGGCTCTGGGAAGAAGCGGGGACGCAAAGCTGCATCTGGCCGCCTATGCCGTGGGTTTCGGCATGCTGATCTTCCTGAACGCATCCCTCTTTCCCTTCCAGAGTACGGTGGCCAAACTGGCGGTGGGAGCAGAGAGCCGCTCCTCTCTCCTGAAAAAGGGACTGCAGATGGCGGGCATTCTCTTTCTGGTGGAACTTGCCCTGGGATTCGTCCCCGCAAGCGAAAGGCTCATCTCCACCCTGATGGGATCAACTCCCGAAGTCAGTGCTCTGGCCCGGCAGGTAATCCTCGTTCAGGTTCCGATCATCCTCCTGCTTCCCGTCCGTTCCTTTTTCTATGGAACGATCATGCGGCACCGCAACACGAAAATCATCAGCCTCTCGACCGGCCTTCGTCTTAGCACCCTGTCCATCGTGGTCTTTGCGCTCGTCGGCTATTCCTTCCTTCCGGCTGCTGTTGCAGGCGCCTCTTCGCTCACCATCGGAATTGCCGTGGAAACTCTTTACGCAGGATTCCGCGCGAGAAAGCTGATCCGGGAAGATGCCCGGGGAATCAATGAAGGCGAAGACCGGGCAATCTCCTGGCGAAGCTTCTTCGCATTTCAGGGCCCGCTGATGGTCAATGCCGTCACCTGGTCGTCCATGCGCCCCGTAATGAACGCCATCGTCGGACGCTGCGAAGACCCGACTCTCGCACAGGCCGGTTACGGCTTTGTCCTGCCTCTCTTGATTCTCATGTCCTCCCCGCTCTGGGCCTTCCAGAGTACGACCCTTGTCCTCGTCAAGAGCCGGAATGACTTCGGCAAGATGATGCGCTTCGGGGCACTCGCCATGCTGGCCTTTTCGCTTTCTATTGTGCTTGTCGCCTGGACTCCTCTCTTGCGACCGGTGCTGGAGAAGGTCTTCTTCCTGAGTCCGTCGATGCTTGCCTATGTCCTGCCGGCCATTCTCCTGATTCCCCTGCAGCCCTGGATTCTCGGAACCCGTTCCATCTGCCAGGGTCTGCTGATGAATCAGGGAAGCACGGGCATGATCGCCCTGGCCAGTCTCTTGAAGCTTGCGCTGGTTATGGGAATCGGTTTTCCGCTAGTGCTGGCAAATCCCCAGATCAACGGGGCCGTCCTCGGCACCATCCTCCTGATGGGAGCAGAGCTCGTGGAAACCGTTCTGGTATCCGGGAAGGCTCAACTGCTGATGCGGGCCTGACTACTCCAGATCAAAACGCGGGAAAAGAGGGGTGCCGGAGTGAATGGAAACGCCGGCTTCCAGTTTTCCCCAGACAGCTTCTTCCGCAAAGCTATTCGGCTCGCCCGCACCCAGCCTGTTCAGAAGCTCCGAGCAACGCTCGGGCATGACCGGGTGAAGGAGCAGTCCCACCAGGCGCAGGGCTTCTGCAGCCCAGGCCAGGCTTGAGCCCGCAGCCTCTTGATCTTCCTTGATCACTTTCCAGGGCGCACGCTGCTCCAGGTAGCGGTTCACGGCACGGGAAAGCTCCATGGCCTCCCGGATGGCTCCATTGGGGTGGTAGTCGCGGATTTCCTTCTGCACCGCCTCGATGGCAGTTTCCGCCACCTTGCGAAGTGCCCGTTCGGGTTCCCCCTCTTCTCCTCGAGCAGGAAGACGAGCCTCAAAGTGCTTCTCGATCAGCTTCGTCACGCGGTTCAGACCATTGCCGAGATCATTGCTCAGTTCGCTGTTGTTTCGCTCGACGATCAGCGACTGGCTGAAACTGGAGTCCTGCCCCGGCGTCATCTCGCGCATCAGGAAGTAGCGAAGAACATCGCGACCGTAGAGATCCATCGTATCGAGAGGCTTGACCACATTGCCCTTGCTCTTGCTCATCTTCTCGTCCCCAAAGAGCCACCAGCCGTGGGCCAAAATGGTCTTCGGCAGTGGAAGCCCCGCAGCCATGAGCATGGTCGGCCAGTAGACCGCATGCGTGGTCAGGATGTCCTTGCCGATCAGATGCAGGTCGGCAGGCCAGCACTCTTCGCGCCGGTCATCCTCGAAGCCGAACTCCAGGGCGCTGTAGTAATTGAAAAGCGCGTCGAACCAGACATAACAGACATAGTCCTCGTCGAAAGGAAGAGGAACTCCCCAGCTCAGGCGGGACTTCGGGCGGCTGATGCAGAGATCTGCCAGATCCTGCTTCAGAAAGCCCAGAATCTCGTTCGCGCGTTTCTTCGGCACGATGAAATTCGGATGGCTCTCGATGTGTTCTATGAGCCTCTTTTGGAACTTGCCCATCCGGAAGAAGTAGCTCTTCTCCTGAATGAAGGTCACCTCATTGCCGGCCGGGCTCTTTCCATCTACGAGATCCTTTTCCGTGTAGAAGCGCTCTTCGCTGACATCGTACCAGCCCTCGTAGTGATCGGCGTAGATTTCGTCCCGCTCGTAGAGGTCGCTCAAAACGCGCCGCACGACTTCCTTGTGCTTCTCCATGGTGGTGCGGATATAGAAATCGTGGCGGATTCCCAGTTTCTCCCAGACCGCTTCAAAGCGGGGACTCAGTTCATCACAATGAGCCTGTGGCTCCACGCCCCGGGCTGCCGCGGCCTGCTGCACCTTTTGCCCATGCTCATCGGTTCCGGTAAGAAACACCGTCGAATCCCCCATCAGGCGGTGGTATCGCGCAATCACATCGGCCAGGACCGTCGTGTAGGCATGGCCGAGATGGGGCTCATCGTTGACGTAGTAGATGGGCGTGGTAATGTAAAAAGACATTCTTGATCCTCTGGACAGGTTTCCCGCAAGCTAGCCCCCGTCGGGAAATCCGTCAATCTGCAAGAGAAAAAAGCCTGTAGCCTCTTTTATGACTATGCTATAAAGCGGCGAATCCAAGGAGAGGGTGGGCATGAGAATCAGTGTCTTCGGACTCGGTTATGTGGGAGCGGTTTCGGCGGCCTGTCTTGCAAAAGAGGGCCATGAGCTCATCGGCGTCGATCCGGTGGAAACGAAGGTCTCGCTGATCAATGAGGGCAAGACGCCCATCATCGAGGATCAGGTAGGCGAGATTATTGCGGAAACCGTGGCTTCCGGGAGCCTCCGAGCCACGATGGATGCTTCCGAGGGAATTGCAAACAGCGAACTCAGTCTGATCTGTGTGGGAACTCCCAGCCGCGAAGGCGGAAGCCTGGACCTGCACTTTGTCGAGCGGGTCTGCGAGACGATCGGCCGGGAACTGGCTTCCAAAGAAGATCGTCATGTCGTTGTGATCCGCAGCACCATCCTGCCTGGTAC from Candidatus Krumholzibacteriia bacterium harbors:
- a CDS encoding ABC transporter permease; the encoded protein is MSKIHGGRVLWAGLKENIRMALDTLRGNKGRSGLVILGVGIGVMTLMAMVSVIEGFKGSLESEIRDTESSYIYISNGDPFGNPHLQKNRNPLGLDDWYAIEDHCPSLQQSTIWGSFGTLVQGPGDKSALMEIDGTAPNCLDVIGFNLEEGRFLNSSDWAGRRDVCVIPRGPATSFFGLEDPIGKKLRVNLDTELTIVGIMEDRKSIFGAMANNYLFLPYTTMQKHFPWAARDMTSLMATPDGDDLLDKLNDEIELALRIHHKLAPGEKNDFQLSTQDMMLDFTKKFTGPLTLVGVILASIGLMVGGIGVITIMLVSVKERTREIGIRKAVGGRQRDILIQFLMESATLTGLGGTVGLIAGLLLGQILRLIFHVPATVPLLYVFVALLVSCGTGIFFGLYPAMQAARLDPVEALGYE
- the metG gene encoding methionine--tRNA ligase; the protein is MSFYITTPIYYVNDEPHLGHAYTTVLADVIARYHRLMGDSTVFLTGTDEHGQKVQQAAAARGVEPQAHCDELSPRFEAVWEKLGIRHDFYIRTTMEKHKEVVRRVLSDLYERDEIYADHYEGWYDVSEERFYTEKDLVDGKSPAGNEVTFIQEKSYFFRMGKFQKRLIEHIESHPNFIVPKKRANEILGFLKQDLADLCISRPKSRLSWGVPLPFDEDYVCYVWFDALFNYYSALEFGFEDDRREECWPADLHLIGKDILTTHAVYWPTMLMAAGLPLPKTILAHGWWLFGDEKMSKSKGNVVKPLDTMDLYGRDVLRYFLMREMTPGQDSSFSQSLIVERNNSELSNDLGNGLNRVTKLIEKHFEARLPARGEEGEPERALRKVAETAIEAVQKEIRDYHPNGAIREAMELSRAVNRYLEQRAPWKVIKEDQEAAGSSLAWAAEALRLVGLLLHPVMPERCSELLNRLGAGEPNSFAEEAVWGKLEAGVSIHSGTPLFPRFDLE